The DNA region ctcatTTATCATTTTCTATTTGTCCTGAATCTATTTGACATCTATCATTTATATCATTATCtagctatttatctatatctatctatatccatctatctttcagaatcaatccttccttccttccttcctttttttctttctttctttctttctttctttctttctttctttctttctttctttctttctttctctatttgaCAAATCACTCCATAGTTTCTAAACCTTTTGCTTCTGATGtcctatttctttttcatgtttagaTTGCTAGCTGAAAACCAAAGGAGCTGCTTAATATAATACAGTTCTGGCCAATTAGTTGCAGCTATTATGGCCGAGTGCTTTGAGCATCTATAGAAAGCCTTCCAAAAGTGTTTCAGGGTTGCTCTCTCTCTTTAATGCCTTTGATTAAACCTATTTTCTTCACATTCCTGCACCCCCAGAGGGCTGTATGCAATGGCCAAAATATGGGTCAACAAATAAGGAAGAGCCACCCCTTATTTGTCACGGTGGGACTCCAAGTAGTTGTGGTCCCATCACACTTGGGAACAGGGTAGGGTTGTGCAGACAGAGGCTGTGTGCCACTGATCAAAGCAGAGTCAGCCCCAGGGGGAATCCATGGGGTGGGGAGTCAAGTCATGTGCTTTAAGCACATGACACATGTAAAAAATGGGGTGTGAGCTTGGACCCCATTCATTTTCCCATGAGGGAATTTTTGCTTCTGCAACATTATGTTTGATTAAGTTGTGTTTGGGCTGACTAAGCTGCTGTCGTTGCCCTGTGGTCTGTAAAATAAGATTTCCACATAACAACGCACATAGGAAGTAGAAATGCACGTTAGGCACTGATGATTTATAATGTAGGCACCATGGTTTATTTTCCCAGTATCAGCAAGGGTTGGCTCCTCACAGCGGGTCTGATATGGTGAATATTCTCCATACTAGAATAAATGATCCAGCCAATTTTAATGCAATTTTTTGATTAATTCATTGCATGAGTACTTCTCATAACAAATAACACTGACCTTTGTTTTCCTCCATCCACATTATTTTGCTTCCTTCTAAAACAGTGCTTCTTGGTGTCAGCTGCTTTAAAATGTGTGaatttcaattcccacaattccccagccaaacaAGAAGCATTCTTGTCATGGGAAAATCACAGCCAAGAGTAGCATCAAACAAGCTTGCCTGATCTCAAGAAGATAAAGAAGGGTGCATCTGACTAGTAATTCCTGGATAGTTCCATTCATTTCAAGTGTCATAGCTTTCTGGGAGGTTGAGGGTCATTGCCTCAATTTGACTCATGGTTAGCGGCATGGTAAAAAAATGAGGAGAGTCCCCAATCTTGTTCACATTCCATGCTGTTGACCAAATTGGGCTGGTTAATTTCTCTTTaaaaggggatcttggagtcctagtggacaaccatttaaatatgagccagcagtgtgcagcagctgccaaaaaaagccaacacagttctaagctgcataaacagagggatagaatgaagatcacatgaagtgttaatgccactttataaggccctggtaaggccacacttggaatacggcattcagttttggtcactgcaatataaaaaagatgtggagactctagaaagagtgcaaagaaggacaacaaagagaattaggggactggaggctaaaacatacaatgaacagttgcaggaactgggtatatctaatttaatgaaaagaaggactaggggagacatgatagcaatgttccaatatctcaggggctgccccaaagaagagagggccaagctattctccaaagcacctgagagcaggacaagaagcaatgggtggaaactaatcaagaagagaaacaacttagaactaaggagaaatttcgtgacagaacaattaatcagtggaacaacttgcctccagaagttatgaatgctccaacactggaagtttttaagaagatgttggataaccatttgcctgaagtgttgtagggtttcctgcctaagcagggggttggactagaggatctccaaggtcccttccaagtctgctattctattctattctattccattccattccaatattctgttctgttctgttccattccattctattcttttacaCAAATTGTCATTGAGCACATTCTTTGCTTCTTCTGCCATGTTCTCTGTTGATCTATTAAACATCCACAGAACTAGAGCCATTATGGAAGGTCTCAGAGAACTTGGTGGTTTATGAACATAACTTGCCCCACCTCTTCTCAGGCATGTAGATTAAAAGATCATTTTGGAAGAATGCAGCAGAAAACCATATCTATGGTTAAGAAAATGATATGGATCCATCTATAAAATCACCAGGAGTTCAGCTCACCTTTGGGAGTGGATATAGACTCCATTTCTAATAGTTTTCATTTGTCCTCCCATCTCAAGTTGGGGGCAACTGTGTTATCAGTTTTAGCAGTCATGGTGAGAAAGCTCCTAAGGGATCTTTAAATCAGAGgcccccaaacctggcaacttgaagacctgtggacttcaactctggctggagaattctctggctggagaattctgggacttgaagtccacaagttttcaagttgccaagtttggggacccatGCCTTAAATGGTCCTTGCCAACTGTAGAATTCTGGGATGAGGAAATAACCTTTGGATCaatgcttcttcttctttcttccagcaTGAAAATGTtgaacaacaaaaacagaactggataaattcttttttctaattaaaaCAACCTGTAACAGCCTACACAAATTGAACAACACCATGGATGCTTTGTACCTATCAACCATGATTCCAGAGACTAATGTCTCCTTTTTGACAAACGCAACAGATAATGTAACAGTTATGGATTTTTCCGCCTCCTCCGGTATCCGTCCTGTCTTCATACCTATAATTTACCTTCTGGTTTGTGTTATCGGACTGAGTGGGAACACTTTGGTCATCTATGTGGTTTTGCGTTACGCCAAAATGAAGACCGTGACCAACATCTACATTCTGAACTTGGCTATCGCCGATGTCCTCTTCATGTTGGGCTTGCCGTTCCTCGCCACCCAAAATGCCATCTCCTACTGGCCCTTTGGAACATTCACCTGCAGGCTAGTGACAGCTTTTGATGGCATTAACCAATTCACCAGCATCTTCTGCCTGACTGTCATGAGCCTGGACCGCTATCTTGCAGTGGTCCATCCTATTAAATCTACCAAGTGGCGCCAGCCAAGGATAGCCAAATTGATCAGTGTGGCAGTCTGGACTTTATCCTTTTTGGTAGTCCTTCCCATGATTATATTTGCTGATGTCCAGGAAGATTTCCATACCTGTAACATGAGCTGGCCTGATCCCATTGAGATATGGTCAGCTGTGTTCATCATCTACACATCAGTGCTGGGTTTCTTCGGTCCTTTGCTGGTGATATGCCTCTGCTATTTGTTGATTGTCATCAAAGTGAAATCCTCTGGGATCAGAGTTGGCTCTACAAGACGCCGGCGGTCAGAGAGGAAAGTGACCCGAATGGTGGTCATCATAGTTGTGGTCTTTGTTTTCTGCTGGCTTCCCTTCTACATTGTCAACATTGTCAATTTGATATTCATCTTGCCAGAGGAGCCCATCTTGGTGGGCATTTTCTCCTTCGTGGTGGTCCTCTCTTACGCCAACAGCTGTGCCAATCCCATTCTTTATGGATTTCTTTCAGAAAATTTCAAGCAGAGCTTTCAGAAGGTCCTGTGCCTCCACAAAGGCAATAGCATTGAAGATGGGGACCCCACTGAACTCCGGCAGGAGAAGAGCACCCATCTGAAGGACACAATGCTGCCACAGAGGAATGACAACTTCAATGGGCACATGCTAACTAGCAAAGTGTAACAAGTCTCTGTGGCTTCAAGAGAGATGCATCTGGATTGAAATACATGGTGGCATCTACTGCAAGGGGACGGGGccaggagaaggtggtggcctaacCTTCTAGCTTAATGTACAGACATTTTCTTTCCCAGCCCTTTGTTGCTGTGTTCACCCTAGAATTCTGGGCATCATGAAAAGTTTCACAACTGGTAACTGGAACCTATTGTACTCCATTCATTCTTGCTCTATCCTGCATGAAGGTTTTCCACAGGTACATAGGCAAATATGATACAAAAAAAGTTAGGCTATATTGCATAAGGGGCGCGGTGGATCAAtggctgctgagcttgtcaatcagaatggcCGGCAGTTCGagtccctagcactgcgtaacagagtgagctcccattacttgtcccagcttctgccaacctagcagttcgaaagcacgtaaaaaatgcaagtagaaaaataggaaccacctttggtgggaaggtaacttcgttccatgcgcctttggcatttggtcatgccggtcatatgaccacggagacgtttttgaacaatgctggctcttcaactttgaaaaggagatgagcactgccccctagagtcaggaatgactagcacatacgtgcgcagggaacctttacctttatattataTAAAGGAAGGAACAATCATTATGACTTCCATAGCAGAAGGTCTTCTCTTTTTCAATGTATTAAATTGCAGATGAAGAGCGGAGACTCTGCAGATGATCTATTTCCCCCAATCTAACAAACATGCTACATTAGTACGTAAACCCATGCAACAAACCCTCAGCAAAAGGATAGGTTGAGCTTCACCAGGTATAATTGCTAGTTGAGAGTTAGTTAAGGCCAACAGGAACCACTTGAA from Thamnophis elegans isolate rThaEle1 chromosome 14, rThaEle1.pri, whole genome shotgun sequence includes:
- the SSTR5 gene encoding somatostatin receptor type 5, coding for MDALYLSTMIPETNVSFLTNATDNVTVMDFSASSGIRPVFIPIIYLLVCVIGLSGNTLVIYVVLRYAKMKTVTNIYILNLAIADVLFMLGLPFLATQNAISYWPFGTFTCRLVTAFDGINQFTSIFCLTVMSLDRYLAVVHPIKSTKWRQPRIAKLISVAVWTLSFLVVLPMIIFADVQEDFHTCNMSWPDPIEIWSAVFIIYTSVLGFFGPLLVICLCYLLIVIKVKSSGIRVGSTRRRRSERKVTRMVVIIVVVFVFCWLPFYIVNIVNLIFILPEEPILVGIFSFVVVLSYANSCANPILYGFLSENFKQSFQKVLCLHKGNSIEDGDPTELRQEKSTHLKDTMLPQRNDNFNGHMLTSKV